The genome window AATTGACAAGGTAACCGGACTGAACATCGGTGCGGACGATTATATCACAAAGCCATTTGGTGTCAAGGAGCTGCTTGCCAGAATCCAGGCCAGATTGCGGCGCAGTGATGATGGAAACGGCGCAAAAAACGATGTTATTGACCTCGGTGATACCCGCCTTGACCTTAATGCATCCGTTGTAAAAAGACCTGACGGTGACTTTGAACTCACCACGCGCGAAGTTGAGGTGCTCAGGTATCTTGCAGAATTCCCGAATGAGCCGGTCACCCGGAAATCACTGCTGGAACATGTCTGGCGCTACGAACACAGCACCAGTACACGCACCGTGGATGTCCACGTATCCAAGTTGCGTTCAAAAATTGAAATGTATCCGGATGATCCGAAATACCTGGTGACTATGCACGGGGTTGGTTATATGCTTAAAATCAAAAACAGCTGACGCCCCGCATGCTCCGGTTTACTGCAGCCGGCCCGGATTTTTTCCCGAACCATTTACACATCTGGTTTTTCAAACCGATTCTCTTTCCTGAATCCGGGATACAAACTGAACAAATCCCTCAATCTGGCTGTCGAGCAGATCAGATACGAATTCGTCAGTAACACCTTTGTCTTCATCAAAGATTTTGTTAACTCTTTGAAGAAAGACCCTTTCGGGAAAGTTGTGCGCATTGCGGTAGGAGCATACCATCTGCAATTGTTCTACCGCTCTGATAGCCCCGAATGCTCCTGCAGCTTCCCCGATATAGGCAATCGGTTTTTTATTGAATGCTTCCGGAAATGGCAAATAATCAATAAAAAGCTTCAGAATACCCGGAAATGACCCATTGTACTCGGGAATGACCATTACAATCCCGTCAGCTTCAATTACCTTGTTTCTGAAAGCCTCAATCTTAGAGAGCGATTTGCCATAGTTGCCGCCAATTGCTTCTTCCAAAGGAAAATCCTCAAGACTAACGACTTCCGCCTCTGCTCCCTGCTTTTCATACAGAGGCTTCAGGAATCGGGATACTTTCAATGACATGGAACCGGGCCGGTCAGTTCCGCTCAAAATGCAGATTTTGTTCATAATGCTGATATAATGTATGGTTAAGCCTCCGGCTTATGCCTGGCTTTTTTTCTTTCACCACCCACAACATGAAAAACCTGCTCTATCATTCACTCCGGAAAAAAATAAAACGCAATCAACCGGAGGACCGGTTCTTGCCAGATGCAGCCGTTTTTTTGATTTCCATGAGCCGCTCCCACCGGCGTGCCTCAAGTCCCTGATTACCAGGCTGAAACCACCGGGCATCAGTAAGTGAATCCGGAAGATACTGCTGATCTACCCAGTGATCCGGATAACTGTGCGGATATTTATAATTATCGGAGGCATTTTCTGCATCCAGGTACCTGGCTTTTTTTGCATTGGCCGTTTTATCCCTCAGGTGATCCGGAACCGGCTTTGTCCCCTTTTCCTTGTGTTCACGAACGACACCGAAAATGGCGCCGGTACTGTTGCTTTTGGGTGCCAGTGCCAGATGCAGACAAGCCTGGGAAAGGAAGTAGAAGCCTTCAGGCATTCCGCATTTTTGAAATGCCTCGTGGGCGCTGTTAACCACTGAAAGGGCGTGGGGATCTGCCAGCCCCACATCCTCAGATGCGAAAATGAGCAGTCTTCTGAAAACGAAATGGGGATCCTCTCCTCCCTCGATCATCGCCGTAAGCCAGTACAGCGAAGCATCCGGATCAGATCCGCGCAGGGATTTGATCATCGCCGATGCAAAATGGTAATGCTCGTCCCCTGTCCGGTCATAACGGATGTAGCGCTTCTGGATAGACTCTTTTGCGACGGACTCATCCACCACCTTTTTTCCCTCATTGTTTTCCCGGCTTGTGAGTATGGCCATTTCCAGGGCATTGAGGGCGTGACGGATATCTCCTCCCGAGTATTCGGTGAAGTAGTCAACGGCATCCGGTGTGACATACACATTCCACGATCTCATGCCCCGTTCTTCATCAGCCAGTGCCCTGTGAATGAGCTGCTTAATATCTTCAGCCTGAAACGGAAACAGCTCAAAAAGCTGACACCGTGAAAGAAGCGGTCCCACAAGTGAATAAAACGGATTGAGGGTCGTCGCCCCGATGAGCGTAATGAGACCGGACTCAATGTGAGGAAGAAGGGCATCCTGCTGGGCCTTGTTCCATCTGTGGATCTCATCGACAAACAATACCGTTTTTCTGTGATACAGCTTGCGCTGCTCGTCAGCTTTGGCCACCACATTCCGGAACTCCTTTACACCATCAAGTACCGCATTGAGCGTAACGAAATCCGCATCAACCTCACGGGAAATCACATGGGCAAGGGTCGTTTTGCCGCAACTGGGCGGACCGTAAAAAATCATGGATCCGATACGCCCGCTCTCTATCATGCGGCGCAGCAGTTTACCCTCACCGGTCAGATGTTTCTGTCCGGCAAACTCTGTTATGGATACCGGGCGCATTCTGGTTGCCAGCGGCTGATTGTGTCCCTGCCTTCCGCTTTGCCCGCCCGGTGAAGATGCATCGAAAAGATCCATAGATCTGCCTGAAATAATCTGTCAAACCGTGCTGCACCGCTCCATGATCTCAATTATTTTTGTGATCTGGCGATGTTTCAGCTCATATCTCATATTTTTGCCATCGCGATAGGAAAGCAGCACGCCCTTGTTTTTGAGAATTCCAAGATGATGCGATGCTACTGCCTGCTCAACCTCCAGCTTCTCATGGATCTCGGATACAGAAAGTGTTCCGTGCTCTTCCAGTAATTCAATGATGGCTATCCTAACCGGATGGGCTATTGCCTTCAGCACTGAAGCACAATGCTCCAGTTTGTGTGCTCCTGCTTTTGCATCAATCATCTGCTTTACCTCGAATCAAAAATAAATATCAAGTTATCTACATATAATATATATGAAATATATAGATATTTCATTACAAGTCAAAATCGCCGCGTATCCCGGCTATGTTCTCTTTCTGAATACAGCCCGGACGATATTAGCCGGCCCGCTGTGTCCCGGCCCCTCTTCAAGTACGGTTTCGGTTTCGTCGAGTTCCAGGACATCACAATCCTGAAAATCAGATTTCAGGATATCTGCTGTGTAGAGCATGTCAGCACTTTGCGGGCCGCCTGATGCATTGCCGAGCTGAGAAACATGAAATGCTTCGATGATCACCAGTCCTTCCGGCTTCAGGGCATTGATAATATGCCTGTGTACCTTTTGCCTGTACTGCGGCGGAATGTGGGCGTAGATCAGACCGGCAGCATCATACCGGTCGTCCGGCAGATCCGCGGAAGTGACGTCCCTGATATCATAATTAACAGTGACACCGGATGCAGCAGCCAGGCCGGAAGCTTTCTTTTGTGCTACCTTGCTCTGGTCGAAGGCATCTACAATCCAGCCCTGATTTGCTGCAAATACAGCATTTCTTCCTTCTCCCTCCATAGGAAGGAGAAGCCTGAAAGCCTTATCTGCTTCAGAATGGTCTGATGGCCCGCTTCCCTCATTAAATAACCGGGTTATTCTGTCTGCGAAGAAACGGTTTGGTTCCTCGCCATAGACATATTCACTACTGTCATATCGCTGATCCCAGAATTCTGTCATGCTGATACCTTTTCTTTCTATTTGTCAAATGATTCAACAGCATCGTGCACATCCATATGTGACAGCCGCTGATCATCCCGTTTTCTGAAAAAACTGCTTTCCACAAGCAGGTCGCGAACCGGTCCGTGCACCGCTGCCAGCCTGAGCTGGATGTTTTTCCGAGCCAGCTCCTTCTCAATCCCGGCAAGCGCATGAATACCTGTGGTATCGATTGAATTAATTCCGGAAGCATCAATTACAACGAGTCGGACATCTGTCCCTTTTTCCTCTGTCAGCTTTCGTACCGAATCGCTGAAGTGATTGGCATTGGCGTAAAAAAGCGGCGCATCGTACCTGATAACAAGCACATCATCTCTTTCCCCGGCATCCTCAAACCGGTCAAGATTGCGGTAGACTCTGGTTTCAGGCAAACGTCCCAATCTGGCGACATGCGGCTTGCTGCTGTGATAAACCACCACACCGAGCGATGCGACCACACCCGTAAGTATTCCTTCCTCGATGCCAAGAAACAGCGTTACGGCAAACGTTATGGCCATCATAGCGAAGTCTTCTTTCTTGGTTTTCCAGAGAAACCGTATTTCCCTGACATTGATCAGCCCGATAACCGCTGTGATGATGATAGCCGCCAGAACGGCATTCGGAAGGTAATAGAACAGGGGTGTCAGGAAAAGCAGTGTGAGTCCGATAAGCAGTGCGCTTATGATACTCGCCATCCCTGTTTTGGCTCCGGCTTTGTCATTGACCGCCGATCTTGAAAATCCGCCGGTTACCGGAAATGCCTGAAACAGAGAACCGCCGAGGTTGGCGGATCCGAGGGCAACCAGCTCCTGATTGGCATCCAGCTTGTAGTCACCATGCCTGGCCTGAATGGATTTTGCAATAGCAATGGATTCCATAAATCCTACAAGTGAAATGGCAACGGCTATGGGAATCAGCCGGTAGGCCTCATCAAAGCCAATTACCGGAACAATAGCGGATGGCAGACCGGAGGGTACATCTCCGATGATGCGGATGCCCCTGTCATCCCAGCCGGTGAGGGCAAGAAGAACAATACCAGCAGCAACAACCAGCAGTGCCGCTGGTATGCGCTTGTTCCACCATGAAATCAGATAGATCAGGGTTACAGCAGCAATACCAAGTAGTGCCGTACCGTAATGCATCTTGTCACTGTTTTCAATAAGCTGAAACAGGACTTCATGGACCTGACCTGATCTTTCAACAGGGATACCGATCAAATGGGGAAGCTGACTGAATGCGATGATCAGTGCAGCTGCGGCTGTAAATCCCGTAATAACCGGATGGGACAGGAAGTTTACAAGAAATCCCATCCGCAGCAGGCCCATAAGCAGCTGGATTACCCCTACCATAAAAGCCAGCATAATCGCCAGCTGCACATATTCACTGCTGCCGGGCTCGGCAAGGTCACTGACACCTGCAGCAATAAGAAGGGAAACAACCGCAACAGGACCGACACCCAGCTGACGGGATGTTCCCATGAGACCATAGATCAGCAGAGGGATCAATGCCGCATACAAGCCGTATACCGGTGGCATGCCGGCTATCAGCGCATAGGCCATAGCCTGGGGAATCAGCATAACGCCGACCGTAAGGCCCGCGGACAAATCCCCTTTAAACCAATCTTTATTGTATCGGGGAAGCCAGGATAGTATGGGTAAAAAGTTTTTCACAGCTGTACATGTTTAAAAAAAAGGGCGCGGGATCCATCGCCCCGAGCCCTTTTTTTCATTCAGCGCGGCTTATCAGCCGGCAACGCCTTCTTTTTCGTTGAACCATTTGTCGAACTCACCATCAACGTAGGCTACATCATGGCCGTAACGCTGAACCAGTGAGGAGGCAACCGCCGAACGTCCGCCACCGGAGCAGTGCACGTAAACGGTTTTGCCGTTTGGCTGCACCTCGTCAATACGCTCCAGAAGGCGCGTATGCGGGATGTTTTTTGCTCCTTCGATGTGGCCTTCGGCAAATTCAGACGCCTTTCGCACATCCAGAACATAGGCATCGTCACCAAGCATTTTGTCGCCGTCTTTTTCAACGAACAGATGCGGTATGGATACGGCCGCGTTATTGTCTGCCAGCCATTTCTCGTATTCATCAACCGGGATGAATCCTCTTATATCGTCCAGGCCGACATTTACAAGATCTCTGACCGC of Natronogracilivirga saccharolytica contains these proteins:
- a CDS encoding response regulator transcription factor, whose protein sequence is MSENNQKILIVEDEPSLIFTLRDTLENEGFIVLTAEDGNQALEIVEESVPDLMILDVMLPGMSGFDVCKSLRDKKHTFPIIILTARDQEIDKVTGLNIGADDYITKPFGVKELLARIQARLRRSDDGNGAKNDVIDLGDTRLDLNASVVKRPDGDFELTTREVEVLRYLAEFPNEPVTRKSLLEHVWRYEHSTSTRTVDVHVSKLRSKIEMYPDDPKYLVTMHGVGYMLKIKNS
- a CDS encoding NADPH-dependent FMN reductase — its product is MNKICILSGTDRPGSMSLKVSRFLKPLYEKQGAEAEVVSLEDFPLEEAIGGNYGKSLSKIEAFRNKVIEADGIVMVIPEYNGSFPGILKLFIDYLPFPEAFNKKPIAYIGEAAGAFGAIRAVEQLQMVCSYRNAHNFPERVFLQRVNKIFDEDKGVTDEFVSDLLDSQIEGFVQFVSRIQERESV
- a CDS encoding replication-associated recombination protein A, with the translated sequence MDLFDASSPGGQSGRQGHNQPLATRMRPVSITEFAGQKHLTGEGKLLRRMIESGRIGSMIFYGPPSCGKTTLAHVISREVDADFVTLNAVLDGVKEFRNVVAKADEQRKLYHRKTVLFVDEIHRWNKAQQDALLPHIESGLITLIGATTLNPFYSLVGPLLSRCQLFELFPFQAEDIKQLIHRALADEERGMRSWNVYVTPDAVDYFTEYSGGDIRHALNALEMAILTSRENNEGKKVVDESVAKESIQKRYIRYDRTGDEHYHFASAMIKSLRGSDPDASLYWLTAMIEGGEDPHFVFRRLLIFASEDVGLADPHALSVVNSAHEAFQKCGMPEGFYFLSQACLHLALAPKSNSTGAIFGVVREHKEKGTKPVPDHLRDKTANAKKARYLDAENASDNYKYPHSYPDHWVDQQYLPDSLTDARWFQPGNQGLEARRWERLMEIKKTAASGKNRSSG
- a CDS encoding ArsR/SmtB family transcription factor; its protein translation is MIDAKAGAHKLEHCASVLKAIAHPVRIAIIELLEEHGTLSVSEIHEKLEVEQAVASHHLGILKNKGVLLSYRDGKNMRYELKHRQITKIIEIMERCSTV
- a CDS encoding class I SAM-dependent methyltransferase — its product is MTEFWDQRYDSSEYVYGEEPNRFFADRITRLFNEGSGPSDHSEADKAFRLLLPMEGEGRNAVFAANQGWIVDAFDQSKVAQKKASGLAAASGVTVNYDIRDVTSADLPDDRYDAAGLIYAHIPPQYRQKVHRHIINALKPEGLVIIEAFHVSQLGNASGGPQSADMLYTADILKSDFQDCDVLELDETETVLEEGPGHSGPANIVRAVFRKRT
- a CDS encoding SulP family inorganic anion transporter translates to MKNFLPILSWLPRYNKDWFKGDLSAGLTVGVMLIPQAMAYALIAGMPPVYGLYAALIPLLIYGLMGTSRQLGVGPVAVVSLLIAAGVSDLAEPGSSEYVQLAIMLAFMVGVIQLLMGLLRMGFLVNFLSHPVITGFTAAAALIIAFSQLPHLIGIPVERSGQVHEVLFQLIENSDKMHYGTALLGIAAVTLIYLISWWNKRIPAALLVVAAGIVLLALTGWDDRGIRIIGDVPSGLPSAIVPVIGFDEAYRLIPIAVAISLVGFMESIAIAKSIQARHGDYKLDANQELVALGSANLGGSLFQAFPVTGGFSRSAVNDKAGAKTGMASIISALLIGLTLLFLTPLFYYLPNAVLAAIIITAVIGLINVREIRFLWKTKKEDFAMMAITFAVTLFLGIEEGILTGVVASLGVVVYHSSKPHVARLGRLPETRVYRNLDRFEDAGERDDVLVIRYDAPLFYANANHFSDSVRKLTEEKGTDVRLVVIDASGINSIDTTGIHALAGIEKELARKNIQLRLAAVHGPVRDLLVESSFFRKRDDQRLSHMDVHDAVESFDK